The Littorina saxatilis isolate snail1 linkage group LG15, US_GU_Lsax_2.0, whole genome shotgun sequence genome contains a region encoding:
- the LOC138948932 gene encoding elastase-1-like yields the protein MASPMIIGGSPSDPGQWPWQVSLQIIAAVEPWHRCGGVLIHQSWVLTAAHCVEGPFYGDVRNWRVVLAEDNLEVESGREIYRRIARIVSHPGYIRTSNFPNDVALLQLDEGVDLTSGEVRVACLPDQNTPPPDLDNCWISGWGETRDSGGHENAMNELPVKILDNQDCASMWLRVGIHVLDDQLCVGHGDTGACYGDSGGPLMCEQEGRYYISGVMSWLINNCSARGFPNVFTRVTSYLDWIYEKLDFYEWWRYN from the exons ATGGCCAGCCCAATGATTATCGGCGGAAGTCCGTCCGACCCAGGTCAGTGGCCGTGGCAGGTGTCGCTACAGATCATCGCGGCCGTGGAACCGTGGCACAGGTGTGGAGGGGTGCTCATCCACCAGTCCTGGGTGCTCACCGCCGCTCACTGCGTGGAAGG GCCATTCTACGGAGATGTGAGGAACTGGCGAGTGGTGCTAGCCGAAGATAACCTGGAAGTGGAATCTGGCAGAGAGATCTACAGACGTATCGCCAGAATTGTCAGC CACCCCGGGTACATCCGCACGAGCAACTTCCCTAACGACGTGGCGCTGCTGCAGCTGGATGAAGGGGTGGATCTCACCTCCGGAGAGGTCCGGGTAGCCTGTCTACCCGACCAGAACACCCCGCCACCCGACCTCGATAACTGCTGGATCAGCGGATGGGGAGAGACCAGAG ATTCTGGAGGTCACGAGAACGCCATGAACGAGCTCCCTGTCAAGATCTTAGACAACCAGGACTGTGCTTCCATGTGGCTTCGTGTCGGCATCCACGTGCTCGACGATCAGCTGTGTGTTGGACACGGTGACACTGGCGCCTGCTAT GGCGATTCCGGTGGTCCATTGATGTGCGAGCAAGAGGGACGATACTACATCTCGGGGGTGATGAGTTGGTTGATCAACAATTGCTCGGCGCGAGGATTCCCCAACGTGTTCACGAGAGTCACGAGCTATCTCGACTGGATCTACGAGAAGTTGGACTTCTACGAATGGTGGCGCTACAACTAG